From the Rhea pennata isolate bPtePen1 chromosome 1, bPtePen1.pri, whole genome shotgun sequence genome, the window ATAGACTTATCCTTATATTGCTGTAGTATAGTCCCAGTTTTGCATTAGCAAGATATCAAACTTTACACATAAGCTTATCAACTTTTTAAGACCACTAGCTTTCGTAGGTTTTCCTTACCATTTCATGCTTTTACCTACAATAGTCTATTGTTTTTTGGTCCACAGAGTCGACACCCATATACATTACATTTTAGTATCTTTATACTTCTGAAATATCTCCTTTAAATCCACACTACAAAGAGTCTttttgacatcttttttttaacttgttttttccCAGCCAAACCTTCACTTGTCTCTTTAGGCACTTTAAAGTCGTGTACTCCAATAGAGTTCATTGCAATTCATTGGGGACTGTATCCCTCTGAGAAGtctctttgtttgctttttctggcattctttttttccccccacttaGTAGTAGGTGCCAAGATGAGAAGGCATGTGAGCAGCTGGCAGCCTGGTATTGGGGTAGATACCTCCAGTTGGTGAATTCCAGTATGGATTAGGGGCAGCGAAAAAGCTGGACGAGGTTACAGGCAAGGCAGGGGGATGGGGAGCTACAAAGTTCATCTTCTGAGGGTGTGTGTGATAGGAGCTCATGTAGGGGAGGTCTGATGGGTATTTGTACATGGATGATTCTGGAGGGTGAGGCTGGAGGGCCTGAGCAATTCCATGGAAGTCAAATTTGTAGGCGTAGCGCTTACCGTGGACTTTAGtcataatatttttatcataGTAATAGCGCAGCGCTCGGCTGAGTTTGTCATAGTTCATGTTAGGCTTGCTTTTCCGTTCCCCCCAGCGCCGAGCCACCTCGTCGGGGTCGGTCATCTTGAACTCCCCGTTGGTGCCCTCCCAGGTGATGCAATTGGAGTTGGAGCTGTCCGAGAGGAGCTCCAGCAGGAACTGCCATAGCTGTATCTGTCCGCTCCCTGCGggggaaaggaaacagaaatgtcGGGATTAGTGACCAACAATGTTAACACATCAGTTCTTCCAGGCTCTCACATAGGACCCTGCTAGGAAATGTTGCAATATTGCTTCCTGCTTCTTACTCTGACTAGTGCCTTTTCTCCTAGCCTCGTCTCATGAAATCCTGAAGGGCAGAGATAATGGTAATGTGTCATGTATTCCCCAATTTGAGTGGCAGAATGCCATTTCACGGAGATTTAATAGTTACCTAATGTCACTCATTGTAGACAATTGATGGGGAAATAATACAGTGCTCATTTAGGAAACTAATCTCTGAAGTTCAGGACAAACAGCTTTCACTTGCGTAACATTTTGCTTGTTCTCACAGCATTATGTTGCAACTAAATGTTCTCTGCTATGGAATAAATCTATACAAAATGGAGAAGTTTAGAGAAAGCTGGAGCTGTGCCAAACCATATCACCCTTTTGCAGCATTTGGGGAAATGTAGAACGGAAACTTATTAGCTTGCTGTTGCACTGCATACAAGTATAAGgcaaaacatttgcaagaaCAGTGAAAAGGTCCATAAAATACATTCTTGTTATTGTTCTGTGTCAACCAAAAGTTTAAATGACTACTGAAGTTAAGACTGAAAATGCTGTTActggattattttttctcccctctctgccAATttcatcttagaaaaaaaaaaacaattaggCTGCTGTCAACTTTGTAGAAGTGTTCTGCCCAGCATTACAGGAATAAAATTTGACCATTTTAGGCAATAGACAGTAGATCCAGAAGGGCCTTGCCACTGATACTCATGTAAAAAGCTTAGCATTTCTTAataaagcagcactgaaatgaTGCAAAATACAGCTGAAGCAGCTTGCAAGGCAATCTGTTTCACAAGCACAATGTCAGCAGAATTTGCCAACCAGCTTGTATGTGCTAACTTCTAAGTACATCTCTGACAagaaattggatttttttaacagatatgTGGGTATAATAAACAAGTCTTTCTTTAGAAAGCTTATAACGGTGAATTATAATATCAAGCTAGTGCAGCATCTGAAATCCATTAGCAGTTTATACTTCAGTGCAACTGAAACCTCTGCTTgtttaaattgtatttattcaAACTCTTCTTAATGAATTTCTTCTGTTCCATTAACATgcattaaataaacaaacaaacaaaagaatccACGGTATGAGCAAGGCATGCAAGTTTTAATACACGAAACATAACAAGAGGATTAGCCTTTGAAAAATCAATAAACAGTTCAGCACTGgacaaaacacaaatttttgAATAAGCAGTCCAACATATGTTCTAACATAAACACTTGCCTTCCAAATGTAATATATAGTCCTATGAAAATAAATGGTTGCTGTCAATTTCCTTTTAATGAGAGAGTAATTCTACCAATTTATAAACACACAAAACATGTTAAAGTACAGGAATGATGGCGTATAGAAATTCCATACCCAAATGTTCAACACAGATCCCAATCCAGatcattttagtgtttttgacAATAATGAAGGCACAAGGCTACCAAATGGACACTtgaaaaaactgtaaaaacCTGGGACTTGTGAGCAAATTAAAGTGTGCTAGGCTCTCACTTCCAATTACCATCAGTGGCACCTGGAAACCACTTCCATTAACTGTTCTCACTctcaatatttatttaactgcTTTGCTATGCAATGCAAAACTGTTTGAAAATTAAACTAATCTTGGACGGTGTTTGATGTCATTTGGgttaaagcaaaatgaaatggagTGGTATTTTGGCAATTCAAACCTGCAAAGGCCGTTAAGTTGTTGTTGTGAAACATTATTACTGGGGACTGGAGGGACCTATGGTATGTAACAAGGAACATCGTACCTTTCGGCAGTTAGGAGAATAGGAAGCGGCATGTACAATGTCAATCTATTACGATTTTGATTACAGTGGTGTACGGCCACAGTGTGTACTGCAGACTCAAAAGCAACACAGTGAAATCTGCACAGTTCACAATCACTGTTACTAACTGATCAGAAAGATTTCTTGTCTTCAGTTAAAATATGCTACAGACCACTGTCCAGAATGTGCCCAGTAGAGCAACTGTAATGGAGATGCCAGTTTATCAGCACTGTCTCGTTTCACTTGGAACTTTCACCTTCTTCTTAAAGTGGGAGAACATTTTTGAGATGTCTAACTCAAAGATTTCTTTGCAAATAGATTCTGTTTCTCTCTAACTACTTTTGCTAATTTTGGttatttatctaaaaatgaTTGTATTTGTCAGGTTCAGGACGGCATTGTATTGTGGGTTAACAGAGTCCGGGACATGTGAAAGAGGACCAGTAGCAGACCCATGGCTTTCTGCAGGCCAGATGGGGTGTGTTACAGCTCTTCAGAAAGCACCAGATGATTGTGTCTAGGCAACTTAAGTAAACTCTATCAATACAGTTACTGGAATCTAATGGGCTATTTGACTGACTGCATATAACTATCTACTTTAGGATGAGATATATCATGCTCTATCGAGAGCTATACTAACTGCATCTCCAATGCATACCATGGCAGCTAAGACATCTAGCTCATACGTAGACACCTGTGTATAGATAACTGAACTTACATGTCTTAATCTGGGAGCTCTGTCCCACTCTTGTGTAACTTAGAAACCAAATCCTGCAACACACTGGGTATCATCAGTCCCACTGGCTCATACTGAAGAGCGGTGAGAATGGTTGCATCACCTGCAGTGTCTGGCATTAAACCTGGAGCAGGGGTACTGTCAGAGAAGAAAAGTCTCCTAAATCAGCAAAAAACCCTGCTCACCTGGATTTGCAAGACGGCTGCTGGTTGGTCCAAGAATCTGATAAGGATCtacaaaattttgaaagtaaGATTTAAAGCGATGTAACAATAtcatcaaatattttaacatcatcaaatattttaaacatatctagctgtttttgtcatttttggaCTAATAAATTAGCATTGTTTGAGAAAGACACCACGACGCTCTTCGCACAGCTGGTAGGTGCACACATGTTGATGCAAGCTGGGTCTGGCTGAGAGTCCTATGAGCTACAGCATCTGCTCTTTGAGCTCCCTGCCTAGCCTTGCCCTTGCAGCTGACTCAGAGATGAAGATGCAGGtatggagaaggaagagcatcTGGCACAGCACCACTAATCCAACCCAAGGAAAGGGGATGAGTTTGGAAAGTCCCTGAAGCTTTTAACAGAAAAAGGCGTTGCTCATCTTCTACCCTTTCTTATCTAATTTCCTGGCAGGTAAGCCCCTCATTTATCAAGGGACTCTTTGAAATAGCAGCAGAGGGTGGCATAGGGAAGGGCTGCTGAACAAGGAAATGGCAGGAGCTGGAGTGGAGGCGAAATATTGTAAGCGGcagtagggattttttttttccttctttgtaatTGGAGTCCAGTAAGGGATTCCCTGTATTAACACCTTGCAACTAGGGTTTTCAGAAGAGTTTATTTCAGTTACACAAATCCCAGAGCATCTCAATGCTTTCCTCATGGGATTCCCTCTGGCAATGAACAATTTTTTAGCCTGAATTAAAattcaacaggaaaaagaaaagattgtgaCATAAGTATGGAAGCCAAAGCAACGGGACACAAGCATGGCCCAGAGCCCCTCACCGAACAACCCTGTCACTGGGCTGCCTCCTCTCCAGCTGCTCTCAAACAGCTGCCAGTTTTACAGCCAAGGAGATAATCAGGTTACATTccttatatatttaaataatccATGCAACTCACACACAGCTACTAAATGATCCTAAGGACATACATAAATCACCAATATATTTATCGAAAGCCTCTCATGGTTGGGAGGCCAGATtagataaaatgaagaaatgctaTTTGGGCAAACAGCAGTATAAAATTTCCCAAACAGTACACATATAAGTAGTTCAAGTTAATGAGATGTAACGTGCACCGTCTTATTTAGCTATAACAAAACCAAGAATAATGATTTGAAATCTATGTGAGAAGAACGAGCTCAGAATCTTCTGAGCTAAAAATCTCCTTCaaatctccttcctttcctaTGCTTACCTTTTTTGCTGTTAGCAAAGTCATCGCTGTCTCAAAATCTCTGGAGTGCTTCCTAGCTACTTTTCCAAGACACAAGATAATTTCCTAATAATGGTTTAGGTCCTACCCCACGGATTAACTGCTGTGAAACCAGAAAATGCACTCATCTTTCAAAAACACTAGCCTTTAATCCAACAAACCTGTACTTTCTCCTCACAGTTTCCCAACACATTGGGAACCCTTCTAATTTTCCTCTTATACTTCAGGAGTCCAAGATATAAAATTCAAACAGGTGGGATGTAATCCATTGTCATCTCTTTGTTCATGCAAACGTTTCAACTACTAGTATTTCAACTACTGTGGAGTATACGATCCTTTGGCATACTTCTACTTTTGCAAATCTAAACTGTACATAAGTACTTTGTTTAATAGCATTATCACTCTGTGAGGTTGTCATTGCCATTAAAGATTACTAAAAGTAAATTCCAATGGCCACAGGAGCCTTGTTCTGGGATCCAGCTATACAGTCAACTCATATGCATGTCTGGGGATTTCTTGATCCCAATGGGAGATATCATACATGGTCTGAATCAGATCTTGCAACTCACTTCCAGTTAGTAGGTGACAGTTGTCTTTCTGATCATGTTCAATAAAGgcataacttaaaaaaaaagacacccaCCTAATTGAGGACGCTGGTCTTCTGTTTTGGGCACTGTTGAGGATGATGGCTGagcagctgaaaatgaaaaaaatcaatgcagttatttttccagtttggaAGTTGGTTACCAAAGCTGTTATAGACTACAGGCCTGGCACTCCTGATGCTCATCACTCAGTGATGGTCAGAATAGAACTTAGGTTTATAAGACTACATGGTCATGGATGTGATGAAGTTGTCTCTGATGAGAATGGGTCCAAGTTCATCCAACAACTACACCCAGCATTGCATGTACGCAGCTAACAGACCTTCCAGGCACAGGTAACAATCCTCCGAAACTGAGAGTCGAGGTAGCTTCTCTCAATTCAGTTCAGTCCACCTGGGTTGGACTGAATAGGCACTGGGCCCATAGGCTAGATCTAAGCAGACTCTTTACCTTTTGACTGAGGAGTGGGGTGGCTGTGACTTGTCCATGCTGATCTCCTGGCTTGCTCATAAGGcaaatctgtgaagaaaaaaatacattgcttcATGCATATATGGCATAAAGCATCACTGAAACTGGAAGGATACTCCTTGTCAAACCTGTTATCACAGTGTCTAAAAATAATAGTGCCATAGTGCCCTGACTGACCTATTCCCCTTTAGCTTACTCTGTGTATCCCCTCCTGCTCTCTCAACCATGTCCTCAGGTGTCATTTACTGTCACCTCAATCTAAACTAAAGAGAGGACCCTATCTAAATCTGTACACCTCATTAGGTGCCCTGTCTTGCTCTTTGGAGGTGCCTACTCTTGTTGGATGTCTGAAGTAGACTGAAGTAGCTGGCAGAAATACTCCAGAGTTATCTATCATTTCCAAGTGCTAATGGAACAAAAGCATTGCACATTGTGGATAATTTATGCTACTGCTTCCAGGGAAAGTCTCCCTGGAGGTAAGAGCGCAGATTAAGCATAAACCATATAATATTTCCTCCCAATTTCAGtaagtaataatattttaagaagatAAGAATTTAGTTCATTTATTATGCCATTCTTTTCTAGATTGTTGGTGCATCCCTTGACATTAATCAAAGCATATAGGTTGTGTTTAAGAGTTCATTTTTATGTTACCAGCTCGTAGGCAGATCTATATGAGACAACACAGTCTTTTTACTGTCTGTTGGATATTTCACTAAATCAGTATTGTAAATTCTTTGCGCTCACACCAGCTCTCACTGCCTGCATGTACCTCTGTTATAGTCTTTCTTTGACATTATTCTTCACATCTGCACACGCTGTATTCCTCAGATGTACCCTCTGCTCTAATTCTCATCCTGCGGAATCCAATTCTTTTTAGATAATTGGTTGCTGCATTTGACCATTCccacttgtttcttttctacTAGTCCTTTCAAATTATTCTTCTTCCTTCACCTTCATCCCTCACCAGAGTAGACTACTTACAGATCTCTAGAAACATAAACACCTCAGCAGTGAACATGCTTCAGTGTTCAACTATGGTAAGAAAATTTTGTATTCTCTAAGCCTGCTTTTCCCCTAGACTTTTTAATTCCTATCTTTCTCCCCAAAAGTGGATAGTTTTTTCCTGCTCCATTTATTTAAttgattctttctgtttttggGGACAAGTGCCTTAATCTTATGTATCTAAAatttcatttgcctttgtttttcatttactcATTCTCTCTATTTCAGGTAAATGTTTTAGcatataaaaatgtagaaaataaagaataaagattGCTTTGTAAAGACTATGAAGCAAATTCAAAAGTTTGGTTTACCTGTTGAAATCTTTTGCAGTTGCTTGTGCTTTTCTGTGACTAGTTTTAACACATTAGCTACTATTGCTGCCAAGATAGACTTATCAAGCCTGCCCTGTGATCTCAGGAAGACAGCAGTATACACCTGGTGGAATTAAATCAGTGCAGGCACTTGTCAATGACACTTTCTTGACAGTGTTTGTGCTTTACTTTAGAAATGGTGTTTGGAAATTAAATAAGGGACAAGTACAGAACCAGTCACAGACTGGATGTGTGCATGACATGTATCTCTGCCCATTTTCAGACATTATAAGTAGGAGTATGGAATGGAAACAAATTGTAATGTGAAATTCACAACTAAATTGCCTTTAATTTATTTAGTCTGTTTGGCTTGAAGAGCAAACTGGCACTACCACCGCTGTCATCTACTGGATTTTACACttcaaaaacttttcttttgctgagaTACGCATTTTATCTTAGTATCACATTTAAATAACTGGTGTCCTTTTCatccctgatttttttccagagccttctctttcagaaacttGGAGAAAATAACATGAATGGCACTAATGCTCATTTCTGAGCAGAATATTTGCATGCAGTAATTTATTGGGTGAATCGTTGTGACATGCAGATGTCCTGACCAGGCTGAGATCAACATATGCCATTAATTCACGCAGTTAGAGACTCACTGGCCCCAGTTCTGAAGACTTTGTCATCTAGCAAGAAAATCCAGAAGGACTTTGGCCACATTTCCAGAGGTGTCCAAGTTCTGTCTATACAGGGGGGCAGGATTCAGTCATGGGGTGGATTGCAAGACAGCTCTTCTCTCAACCCTGAGTTTCAGACAGCCTCATGCCTTTCTAAACCAGCCTAGGTGCTGCAGTACCCTGAAGCCTTCTGGAAGGCCAGCACACCTCCTGTCCATCCCTGCCTTgcctgtccagatctctgcCCTCATGGTGGGCAAGGCAAATAGGAAGCATTGGTGATATtaggaatatattttcttgtttccagTCCTTCAATTTTCTACCTAGAAAGGCTACAAAGAGGGACAAATAGGGAAAAGGAATCACTTAGTAGATATGCGCTTAGCAGATACCGTGCTATGCAGCTTTTGTCTTTActcttctcctctccacctctctcctctcctttcctctcctttccttacCACCCCACTCCACTCCACTCCACCTTTTTCTTATTATGGATCTGTAAATTACTACAGATCTACATACTGAgaaggctgcaggctgctgtaGGCTTGTACTTGGTGGCTCTTGCAGCCCTAAAAATCCATCTGGTACGAATTTAGTACTGTGAGAAAACTATTTTGTGTGTTAACTCAACATATCATAAGATGTTTTCTGACTACGCCCTCTCCATTACAAGGAAAATCCAGTTATCAGCCTTGCTTGAAATAGCACAAAATTCCAACTTCATTCTCATTTCAGGATTGTGTCTGGATAAACACGCTGCTCTCCTAGATAAGCAGATCTGTTCTTATTCATGAGATAATAGTACAACATGTCCTTATCTTGGACAGATCTTTGATGGGAATACTCCTGTTTGATGAGACATGTAGACAAACCCATATTAGGTCTTCCTGAGCTCCTGATAACTTCATTGTATTACTTTCAGCCTGCAAAAACCTCATGTTCTGTTGTAAAGGTGACTGAAGAAATACGCTTTTGTCATTCCAATTCTTTAAGAGCCTCACTCATTTCCTATTTTCTATTGTAGTGCCTTAACAATGGCAATACTTAATTACTTTCTCTGAAATTGCATCCCAGGATTTGGCTAATAGCCCTTTAACATTACTTatccccctacacacacacatttttgacCTTTTTCATGTCATCAAGTGATTGTCTCCAGGGTCTGCTATTGCTCTTAGATGAATGGAGCTTTGTTatggaaaaacttctttacagtCTAGTTGAAATTTGACATTTGATTGAAAGGAAGGCCAAGGAATAATCCAGCAAAATAGTTCATTGACAAAAAAAACCtaagttttgcaaaaatattttcttttctgaatgaaaatgctGACCTTACAGATATTTGACAACTTTCTattctaaaagagaaaaaaaaagttttagaagtCAGATGATGGTTTatcacagaaaatgtttaattagGATAATTAGGGTACACCAATCTACACAGAATAAGGACACCCTATATCCAAACTACTACTCCCATATGTTATTGTTGCAATATAGGAAGACGCTTTTAATGCTGAcatgaagaattttgttttgtaaatgttgagatttttgattttagtaagaaatgctgaaatgaaacAGTTCACCATGTCTGATATGGCATTTTTTTAGAACACTTCACTCTGAGAAAaccagtattttatttttccatcacaAGTCAAATACCAAGATAATGGAATTTCTCATGAgataaaaaaatccaagttttgTTCAACTCTACTGGAAACTTACCTCTGAAACAGTATTCTGTTACAACAGACTCATTTTGGTTTTGCCTGAAATACCCTCAGCTGAGATGATAATCTCCTATAGGAGACTCAGGTCCTCTGGCCTTATGTTACATGTTTATTTAAGTTAGAAACTAGTGAAACCTTTGGGCATCCAGTTTTATGTTGCCTAGCTTGTGATTATTATTACAACTGTGCTTAATTTTCTTATCCATATTCCTGACAAGATTTCTTCAAGTCATTCAAAGCTCCTGGGTTCCACACTAACCTGTGACCACGAATGCCAGTCTCCTTATATGTTTCATGAAGagatcttttaaatttttttaagtatccTTTTGTCTAATACTGAGAAAGAGACTAAGCAAGTACTCTGTGCCGCTCTTTATTTTGATAATTGTATCAAGTTTCTTCATCCCCAGACCCTCTCTGAGATGAACAATTTCAATCTTTTGTATCTCTCAACATGcttgaaagatttttcataTTCCCACAGCTAGCTCCAAGCTCCATCTAATTCTGCACACAGCCTTTCTGAAAAGGGATGATTCACACAGCCTTCCACACAAGGCTGCACTGCTGATTTAGTTAGTGGCACAACCAGATTTCTGATATCACCTGCTACTGTGTTCCTCACGtatcttcatttatttacttttttcatttcagacagCTACTGAGCAGTGGCTTTCATTGTGTTATAAATAAAGATACCTAtgtttattctattttttcatgAATTGAGTTAATTTGAGATCATTAAGATATGCAAATAACTTGTGCCTTATTTTGCAATTATCAACTTGTATTTTCAGCTGTTAACATATTGCTGATTCATTTATCTTGGATAAGCCCTCTGGACTCCTTTATAGAAATCCTTGGTTTTGAGTAGTGTCAAAATCTTATGTCATTTCTGAGTTTTATACCAAATTACACTGAGTGCTTTTTGGTACTCATTCAGAATTATAGATCACAGTACAGAATGCAAAAGCATCCATGAGTAAAGCTGTTCATTTCTTAGTCTTGGTATCAGGTTAGTTAGCTAGTTCTTGAtctgttaaattattttgtttcttatgaCATGCTAATTTAACTTCTATTGTAAATTGCTGTGGAGCACCTTAGAAAATACATTGTGAAAGTCAAGTGTATAAATTGGATCAATTGTTTCTTGTATATTTACTACTGCCTTGTTATAGACAAATGATTCTagtagaagagaaaatgttataattattttccttgaaacTAAACAGGATAGGTTTGACCATATCATGATCTGGTGTTTCTCTAACTATCTTTTAAATTATCAATTAACAAATCTACAGATacgtgtgtatgtatatatatatatataaacacatgtatatatacataaaatagtTAATTGTATCTACTCTCCTGAATTATACCCTATACACTAATAAAAcacagataaatatttattatctcataaagctctttttttttttcagtgagcgAAATGATGTTTTCACAAGAGCTCTGTCAAGTCAGCTGTATGTCTCTTCAGGACACATGGATGTATGCTTCTCTGCCTCAGTAATGGATTCCTTTCAAATTTAGTAGTTTGCTCCAATATCTCTTGATGTCTCACAGTACCTTGTACTTATTACTGGAAAAGTAAATGTCCAGATCAGGAATTTTTCAGACATCCTCAGTGGTAAAGGGTgatgtaaagaaaaattttagcTTTGTAGCACTGTCACCATCTTCCTTTAGCCTTTAACAAACCAGCTCACCAATACTTTCAGGGGCTTCATGTTTCTGAGCAATCAGAATTCTCTTATGACTTGTTTTTTACTTATTTAGTCTCCTGTCTTTTATAATTAGATGTTGTGAGTTTTGTTTGCCTcatataaaaagtaaatagcagaagaaataagTATCCTGATATTGTAGAGTACATTTCTCAATAGATTTCAAATAGCATTATAAAGGCAGGCTGTGTTCTGGCCTTATTTTATAGATGGGGAACTGAAACACCTTGAAAAGTGACTGCACTGGGATTATGCAGCAGACCAGTGAACAGAGCTCAGGTTTTCTCATTCTCTGACTGTTACTTTTAATACTGGATAGCACTGCTTCAAATACAGAGATAAGCAGAACATAGACTTAATAAATTGTTCTATTTCATCACTTCACTctacaaaattatatatattatatatataaaaaaatgtgtgtgtggatTCAAAATGCATGCAGCCTACTGTTTATAAAGAGACaactcagagagaaaaagaaagagatgcttCAAGAGATGGAATGAGTAAGATCACAACATATGAAAGGTGATCACCATTCATACCTGGCCTGGTTGTAATTCTTTGTGTTGCTTCTGGATAAACCGAcgtatttggaaaaataaaagtggcacctcctgcagagaaagaaggagacATAATACCTAAAGATTCATTTTCATAGTCCCTGAGTCCACAGATGACCATATTTTCCCTCTTGTAATGTATCTGAATGAAGCCTATGTATAAATATTCTGTATCTTagaaacattatatatatatatatatgcatatatataaaaatgaattccaATA encodes:
- the ERG gene encoding transcriptional regulator ERG isoform X1, translated to MIQTVPDPAAHIKEALSVVSEDQSLFECAYGSPHLAKTEMTASSSSEYGQTSKMSPRVPQQDWLSQPPARVTIKMECNPNQVNGSRNSPDDCSVAKGGKMVSSSDNVGMNYGSYMEEKHVPPPNMTTNERRVIVPADPTLWSTDHVRQWLEWAVKEYGLPDVDILLFQNIDGKELCKMTKDDFQRLTPSYNADILLSHLHYLRETPLPHLTSDDVDKALQNSPRLMHARNTGGATFIFPNTSVYPEATQRITTRPDLPYEQARRSAWTSHSHPTPQSKAAQPSSSTVPKTEDQRPQLDPYQILGPTSSRLANPGSGQIQLWQFLLELLSDSSNSNCITWEGTNGEFKMTDPDEVARRWGERKSKPNMNYDKLSRALRYYYDKNIMTKVHGKRYAYKFDFHGIAQALQPHPPESSMYKYPSDLPYMSSYHTHPQKMNFVAPHPPALPVTSSSFFAAPNPYWNSPTGGIYPNTRLPAAHMPSHLGTYY
- the ERG gene encoding transcriptional regulator ERG isoform X3; the protein is MIQTVPDPAAHIKEALSVVSEDQSLFECAYGSPHLAKTEMTASSSSEYGQTSKMSPRVPQQDWLSQPPARVTIKMECNPNQVNGSRNSPDDCSVAKGGKMVSSSDNVGMNYGSYMEEKHVPPPNMTTNERRVIVPADPTLWSTDHVRQWLEWAVKEYGLPDVDILLFQNIDGKELCKMTKDDFQRLTPSYNADILLSHLHYLRETPLPHLTSDDVDKALQNSPRLMHARNTGGATFIFPNTSVYPEATQRITTRPDLPYEQARRSAWTSHSHPTPQSKAAQPSSSTVPKTEDQRPQLGSGQIQLWQFLLELLSDSSNSNCITWEGTNGEFKMTDPDEVARRWGERKSKPNMNYDKLSRALRYYYDKNIMTKVHGKRYAYKFDFHGIAQALQPHPPESSMYKYPSDLPYMSSYHTHPQKMNFVAPHPPALPVTSSSFFAAPNPYWNSPTGGIYPNTRLPAAHMPSHLGTYY
- the ERG gene encoding transcriptional regulator ERG isoform X2; translated protein: MASTIKEALSVVSEDQSLFECAYGSPHLAKTEMTASSSSEYGQTSKMSPRVPQQDWLSQPPARVTIKMECNPNQVNGSRNSPDDCSVAKGGKMVSSSDNVGMNYGSYMEEKHVPPPNMTTNERRVIVPADPTLWSTDHVRQWLEWAVKEYGLPDVDILLFQNIDGKELCKMTKDDFQRLTPSYNADILLSHLHYLRETPLPHLTSDDVDKALQNSPRLMHARNTGGATFIFPNTSVYPEATQRITTRPDLPYEQARRSAWTSHSHPTPQSKAAQPSSSTVPKTEDQRPQLDPYQILGPTSSRLANPGSGQIQLWQFLLELLSDSSNSNCITWEGTNGEFKMTDPDEVARRWGERKSKPNMNYDKLSRALRYYYDKNIMTKVHGKRYAYKFDFHGIAQALQPHPPESSMYKYPSDLPYMSSYHTHPQKMNFVAPHPPALPVTSSSFFAAPNPYWNSPTGGIYPNTRLPAAHMPSHLGTYY
- the ERG gene encoding transcriptional regulator ERG isoform X4 — its product is MIQTVPDPAAHIKEALSVVSEDQSLFECAYGSPHLAKTEMTASSSSEYGQTSKMSPRVPQQDWLSQPPARVTIKMECNPNQVNGSRNSPDDCSVAKGGKMVSSSDNVGMNYGSYMEEKHVPPPNMTTNERRVIVPADPTLWSTDHVRQWLEWAVKEYGLPDVDILLFQNIDGKELCKMTKDDFQRLTPSYNADILLSHLHYLRERGATFIFPNTSVYPEATQRITTRPDLPYEQARRSAWTSHSHPTPQSKAAQPSSSTVPKTEDQRPQLDPYQILGPTSSRLANPGSGQIQLWQFLLELLSDSSNSNCITWEGTNGEFKMTDPDEVARRWGERKSKPNMNYDKLSRALRYYYDKNIMTKVHGKRYAYKFDFHGIAQALQPHPPESSMYKYPSDLPYMSSYHTHPQKMNFVAPHPPALPVTSSSFFAAPNPYWNSPTGGIYPNTRLPAAHMPSHLGTYY